In the genome of bacterium SCSIO 12827, the window GACCAGGGAAACCAGATAGCCGACCAGGATGATGACGCCGCCGGCCACCAGATGCGGCACGTAGACGACGATGCGGTCCAGCCAGACAGAAAAGGCATCAAGCCCGGCAACCCGTGTCGCCGCCGTGATGAACAGCAGCATGGTGACCCAGAACACCATGCTGGCGGCGATGCGAACGACGCCGGTGGACACCTGGAAACTGGTGAGAAAGCCGGTGCTGGCGACCCGGGTCAAAAGCCGGTTGGCCGTATCGCCCAGGCGGCGCGTGCCAGCGCGCAGCAGACGGGCCACGAACCAGCCCAGGACAACGATCAGGATCGCGCCCAGCAGGGACGGCAGATAGGCGGCCATGGTTTCGAAAAACTCGCTCGACACCTTGCGGATGTCGATGACCCAGGCGGACACTTCTTCCAACGACGCCTCCTTTGCAAAGGGGACTTCTTGGGCCAGGGTGGCTTGTGGTGACTCTAGCAAACCCGCACCTTGTTGTATTCAGCTAGTTTCCCTGAACCGGCGGCGGCGCGCATAAAAAAGGCCGCCGGTCGTTATGACCGGCGGCCAGGGGGCACTTGGGTGTTGACGGAGACTTAGAAGTCCATGCCGCCCATGTCCGGCATGCCGGCGCCCGCACTCGCGTCTTTCTTGGGTTCGGGCTTTTCGGCGACCATGGCTTCCGTGGTGATCAGCAGGCCGGCGACGGAGGACGCGTCCTGCAGCGCCGTGCGCACCACCTTGGTTGGATCGACGATGCCGTTCTTGACCAGGTTCTGGTATTCACCGGTCTGGGCGTTGAAGCCCCAGTTGGTGTCCTTCTGATCCATCAGCTTGCCGGCAACCACGGCGCCGTCGAAGCCGGCGTTTTCCGCGATCTGCCGCACCGGGGCCTGCAGGGCGCGGCGGACGATGTCGATGCCGACCTGCTGGTCGTTGTTTTCCGGTTCCAGCTTCTTGAGTGCGTTGACGGCATAAAGCAGGGCCGTGCCGCCGCCAGCGATGATGCCTTCCTCGACGGCCGCGCGGGTCGCGTGAAGGGCGTCGTCGACGCGGTCCTTCTTCTCCTTCACCTCGACCTCGGTGGCGCCGCCGACCTTGATCACCGCGACACCGCCGGCCAACTTGGCCAGACGTTCCTGCAGCTTCTCGCGGTCGTAGTCCGAGGTGGTGTCCTCGATCTGCGCCCGGATCTGATCGCAGCGGGCTTCGATCTCCTTCTTCGACCCGGCGCCGTCGACGACGGTGGTGTCGTCCTTGGTGATGGACACCTTCTTGGCCGTGCCCAGCATGTCGAGGGTCACGTTCTCCAGCTTGATGCCCAAGTCTTCGGAGATCACCTGGCCCTTGGTCAGGATGGCGATGTCTTCCAGCATGGCCTTGCGGCGGTCACCGAAGCCCGGCGCCTTGACGGCGGCGACCTTCAGGCCACCACGCAGCTTGTTGACGACCAGGGTCGCCAGCGCTTCGCCTTCGATGTCCTCGGCGATGATCAGAAGCGGCTTGCCCGCCTGCACCACCGCCTCCAGGACCGGCAGCATGGCCTGCAGGTTGGACAGTTTCTTCTCGTGGATCAGGATGTAGGGGTTTTCCAACTCGCACGCCATCTTGTCCGTGTTGGTCACGAAATAGGGCGAGGAATAGCCCCGGTCGAACTGCATGCCTTCGACCACGTCCAGTTCCGTTTCCAGGCTCTTGGCCTCTTCCACGGTGATGACGCCTTCGTTGCCGACCCGCTGCATGGCTTCGGCGATGATGTCGCCGATGGACCGGTCGCCGTTGGCGGAAATGGTGCCGACCTGGGCGACTTCCTCGTTGGTCTTGACGGCGTGGGACCGCTTCTTGACGTCGGCGACGACGGCCTCGACGGCCATGTCGACGCCGCGCTTCAGATCCATCGGGTTCATGCCGGCGGCCACGGCCTTCGCACCCTCACGGACGATGGCCTGGGCCAGAACGGTCGCGGTGGTGGTCCCGTCACCGGCCAGGTCGTTGGTCTTGGACGCCACTTCCTTGATCATCTGGGCGCCCATGTTCTCGAACTTGTCGGTCAGTTCGATTTCCTTGGCGACGGTGACGCCGTCCTTGGTGATGCGCGGCGCACCGAAGGACTTGTCGATGACGACGTTACGGCCCTTGGGGCCGAGGGTCACCTTGACGGCGTTGGCCAGGGTATCGACACCCTTGAGAAGACGCGCCCGCGCGTCACCATGAAACTTCACTTCTTTCGCAGCCATTTTCGATCACTCCTTTGAAGAGAGGCAGCTTTCTAATTGCTGATAGATAGATGTCCGGTCAGAACGCCCTTAGGCGGCCTTCTTGGTCTTCGCGGTCTGGGCGCCGTCGATGATGCCCAGGATGTCCGATTCCTTCATGATCAGAAGTTCCTCGCCGTCGAGGGTTACTTCCGTGCCCGACCACTTGCCGAACAGGACCCGGTCACCGGCTTGGACGTCCAGCGGCGTGACCGTGCCGTCCTCGGCCTTGTGGCCCGAGCCGACGGCGATGATCTCGCCCTCCATGGGCTTTTCCTTGGCCGTATCGGGGATGATGATCCCGCCCTTGGTTTTTTCGTCCTGTTCGATGCGGCGGACGAGAACCCGGTCGTGAAGAGGTTTGAACATGCGATGGCTCCTCTTGAACATTCCTTGATTGAGCAAGCAAATGACGGGAGAAAACCCACGGGAATCCGGCATTTTCCCCCGTTTCCGCGAAAAAATTTAGTCGCCGATCCGGGGCCTTCAACCCCTTGCCGGCAAAAAAAATTCACGCCTGCCGCGAATTGGCAGCACTCTCGTACATCGGCTGCTAATGCATTGATTTAACGCATTAATTCTTGACGGCAGGGGATTTCAGAGGAAACAATTCAGACCGTCCAGGGAGGATATGCAAGCCACGCAACCAAGACGGAGGGTCTGACATGTCTTTGGAAGTGCAGCTTTCGGGGTATCGGCTGACCACGGCCGAAATCACCTATCGGCGGCCGGATCATCTTCACCTTCTTCAGGACTACATCTGGCAGGACATGGACATGGCGCCGGACTTTCCCGTGCTGCGCCGGTTCCTGGAATTCTGGGAAAACAATCTGGAGGGCCCGCTGCATTCCGTGCGCGTCGCCTCGGTGGCTTTGGTCAAGCCGGCGGAATTTCGTCTTGTCGGGGGGATGATGCGCCTGCATTAGCCCGCCATGCGGGGAATCGCCAGGCCGACCCCGATCAGGCTTTCCCCGGC includes:
- the groL gene encoding chaperonin GroEL (60 kDa chaperone family; promotes refolding of misfolded polypeptides especially under stressful conditions; forms two stacked rings of heptamers to form a barrel-shaped 14mer; ends can be capped by GroES; misfolded proteins enter the barrel where they are refolded when GroES binds), whose product is MAAKEVKFHGDARARLLKGVDTLANAVKVTLGPKGRNVVIDKSFGAPRITKDGVTVAKEIELTDKFENMGAQMIKEVASKTNDLAGDGTTTATVLAQAIVREGAKAVAAGMNPMDLKRGVDMAVEAVVADVKKRSHAVKTNEEVAQVGTISANGDRSIGDIIAEAMQRVGNEGVITVEEAKSLETELDVVEGMQFDRGYSSPYFVTNTDKMACELENPYILIHEKKLSNLQAMLPVLEAVVQAGKPLLIIAEDIEGEALATLVVNKLRGGLKVAAVKAPGFGDRRKAMLEDIAILTKGQVISEDLGIKLENVTLDMLGTAKKVSITKDDTTVVDGAGSKKEIEARCDQIRAQIEDTTSDYDREKLQERLAKLAGGVAVIKVGGATEVEVKEKKDRVDDALHATRAAVEEGIIAGGGTALLYAVNALKKLEPENNDQQVGIDIVRRALQAPVRQIAENAGFDGAVVAGKLMDQKDTNWGFNAQTGEYQNLVKNGIVDPTKVVRTALQDASSVAGLLITTEAMVAEKPEPKKDASAGAGMPDMGGMDF
- the groES gene encoding co-chaperone GroES, with the protein product MFKPLHDRVLVRRIEQDEKTKGGIIIPDTAKEKPMEGEIIAVGSGHKAEDGTVTPLDVQAGDRVLFGKWSGTEVTLDGEELLIMKESDILGIIDGAQTAKTKKAA
- a CDS encoding usg protein, whose product is MSLEVQLSGYRLTTAEITYRRPDHLHLLQDYIWQDMDMAPDFPVLRRFLEFWENNLEGPLHSVRVASVALVKPAEFRLVGGMMRLH